A single region of the Gossypium arboreum isolate Shixiya-1 chromosome 12, ASM2569848v2, whole genome shotgun sequence genome encodes:
- the LOC108477023 gene encoding homeobox-leucine zipper protein HAT22-like, producing MGLDDDACNTGLVLGLGFSSALETPSKKPSCLKFEQPATTVAPPTTFEPSLTLGLFGDQGYQVTKKSDVNKSGYLHHHEEPGAGDLYRRQASPHSAVSSFSSGRVKREREVSSEELEVEKNSSRVSDEDEDGVNARKKLRLTKEQSALLEESFKQHSTLNPKQKQALAKQLNLTPRQVEVWFQNRRARTKLKQTEVDCEFLKKCCETLTDENRRLQKELQELKALKLAAQPFYMHMPAATLTMCPSCERIGGVADGNSKSPFSVASKPHFYNPYSNPSAAC from the exons ATGGgtcttgatgatgatgcatgtaatacAGGCCTTGTTCTGGGGTTGGGATTCTCATCTGCCCTGGAAACTCCATCCAAGAAGCCATCATGTCTTAAGTTTGAACAACCAGCCACGACGGTGGCACCTCCAACAACTTTTGAACCGTCGTTGACCCTGGGTCTATTTGGTGATCAGGGTTACCAAGTGACCAAGAAGTCGGATGTCAATAAAAGTGGTTATCTTCATCACCATGAGGAACCTGGCGCCGGTGATTTATATCGTCGTCAAGCTTCTCCTCATAGTGCTGTTTCTTCGTTTTCTAGTGGTAGAGTCAAGAGAGAAAGAGAGGTTAGCAGCGAGGAATTAGAGGTAGAGAAGAATTCGTCTAGAGTTAGTGATGAAGACGAAGACGGTGTTAATGCAAGGAAGAAACTCAGGCTCACCAAAGAACAATCTGCTCTTCTCGAGGAAAGCTTCAAACAGCATAGCACTCTCAATCCT AAGCAAAAGCAAGCTTTAGCAAAGCAATTAAACCTGACACCAAGACAAGTTGAAGTATGGTTCCAGAACAGGAGAGCAAG GACAAAGCTTAAGCAAACTGAGGTGGATTGTGAGTTCTTGAAGAAGTGTTGTGAGACACTGACAGATGAGAACAGGAGACTGCAAAAGGAACTACAAGAACTCAAGGCACTGAAACTGGCGGCTCAACCTTTTTACATGCACATGCCGGCGGCCACTCTCACCATGTGCCCATCTTGCGAAAGAATTGGCGGCGTTGCCGATGGCAATTCAAAGAGCCCATTCTCAGTGGCTTCAAAGCCTCATTTCTATAATCCCTACTCCAATCCTTCTGCTGCGTGTTGA